The window GACTCCATCGAGATCCGCAGCCACGTCCTCAAGGTCTTCGAAGAAGCCTCGCGTGAAAAGGATGCGGCAAAGCGCAAGGCTCTTCTGACCTTCGTCTTCGTCGGCGCGGGCCCCATCGGCGTCGAAGGCTCGGGCGGCCTCTCAGAGCTCATCTACGACGTCTTTCAAAAGGAGTACCATACGATCGACTTCAGCGAGGTCGAAATCCATCTCATCGGCGCAGACCCCGGCGTCCTCATGATGATGCCTGAGAAGCTGCGCGACGAGACCGTGCGCGTGCTTGAAAAGAAAAAGGTCGCCGTGCAGTGCTCGATGATGGTCACGGACTACGACGGCGAAACGCTTCGCTACAAGCCCTTCAGCGCTCCCAAGGATGCGCCGCTGCAGGAAATCAAGACGCGCACCGTCGTCTGGGCGGCGGGCGTGCGCCCCGTCGACTGCCTCGACGGACTTGACGTGCAAAAAGACCGCGGTCGCCGCATCATCGTCGATGACACGATGCACGCCATAGGCTTCGAGAACGTCTACGCCGCCGGCGACTGCTCAAGTTTCACGCCGCCCGAAGACGAGCGCCCACTGCCGACGCTCGCGCCCGTCGCACTCGCTGAAGGCGACGTCGCCGCCGCCAACATCCTGCACAAGCTCAAGGGCGAGCCGCTTGAGCATCTCGACTACAAGAGCAAGGGCGTCATGGCGATCATCGGCAACAGCGAGGCCGTCATGTCTGCAGGCCCTCTCGTCGGCAGAGGCTTCCTCGCGTGGTCGGCATGGCTTTGGATTCACCTTCTGACGAAGGCGGGCTTCCATGCCAACGTCTCCGTCACATTCAAATGGTTCTTCAACTACCTCTTCGGCACGCGTCTCGGACGCATGATCACACGCTAACCCTCATGACTCGCAAACAGCCCGCCAAGGCGCAAAGCCTTGGCGGGCTGTTTTGTCAAAACAAGGATATCGGCACGATCGAATTCTTCTCTTCGACTAAAATAGGATAGGATTTTATTGGGGTCGAAAAACAGGATATTGGCAAGGACTTCATTTCAAGCCATGGATACATTAAGAACTCTGTCCGATATACGATCGTTTTCTCGTATGCTATAATAAGCGAAAATTATCGTATACTATTCATACCAGTTTTCTCTCTTCCTGCTCCCCACAGGAGACAGGCATTACAAAAGGATGTGAGGCGAATGAACACACCCCGCGCGCGCCAACAGTTGTGCACCCTCCTATTCATCATCGTCAGCCTCCTCGCATTTGCCGGCCCATCCGCCGACGCCGCCGTGCCGCCTAGACCTGCGCAGCGCGAATACGTCGTCGATGCAGCGGGCATGGTCCGTCCGGGAGATGCCGAACGAATCCGGCAAATCGGCGCGGAGCTGCGCGAGAAAACGAAAGCGGAGCTCGTCGTCGTGACCGTTGACACCTTGGACGGCACAGACATCGAATCGTACGCCAACGAGCTGTTTCGCAGCTGGGGCATCGGCGACGCGAAGCAAAGCAACGGCGTTCTCCTGCTCATCGCCAAGGAGGACCGCCAGTTCCGCATCGAGGTCGGCTACGGCCTTGAGGGAAAGATCACGGACGGCTATGCGGGCAGCGTGCTCGACGCGATGAAGGACGAGTTCCGAAAGGAAAACTACTCCCCCGCTATTCTCGGTGCGTATATAAATCTCGCACAAAAGGCCTGCGAGGAATACGGCGTGGGTCTGCAGAGCCTCGGAGCCGCGCTCGGCATACCGGCAAAGCCCGCCAACCTAGGCTATGTGATCGACATGGCGGAACTCCTTACGCCCGAGGATGCAGCGCAGATTGAACGGATGGGCGGCGATCTCAGCGATGTGACGGGAGTGCAGGCCATCATCGTTACTGTACCGACACTCAAAAAGGTGCAGTCGAAGCAATATGCCGAGCAGCTTTTTACTGATTGGCAGCTCAAGGATGCCGCCGGCGGAAAAAGCATCCTTCTATTTATCGCCAAGGAGGAAAGAGATGTCCTCTTCGTCTTCGGTCCCGCCGTATCGGACGCGGAGAAAGGCGACGGAGGGCAATACGTCATCAATCGCATAACTTCCTCTTTCCCCTATGGCAAAGAGGATCTTTCCGAGGCGATCGTCAAGGGCTATGCTCTGCTCGGAGAAGATCTGTGCAAAGCAAACGGCGCCACGGTTCCGCAATCAATCGAAGAGGGCGGCAGCGAGCCCTTCTACGTCTATATACTCGGAGGCCTCGTCGCGATTCTGCTCATCGGACTGCTCATCAGAGTCTTCTATTGCGGACTCGGCATCGTCTTGCTTCCCTGGTATGCGTTTGCGGCTCTCGTAAGTCTCCTTACCCGCGGCAAAATCAACCTGCCGGGACATGATTACTTGAAAAACATAGCGCCCGCCGGCGGACGCTATGACGACGACGATGACGATCGCTACAGAGGAGGTTCCGGCGGCGGTTCCGGTAGCGGAGGCGGCGGCTACGGCGGCGGCTCTTCCGGCGGCGGCGGCGCATCGGGCGGCTGGTAGAATACAGAGAGGATGTAAAAAATGAACTACGCCAAACAACTGCGTACGCTCTTTGCGCTTCTCCTCATGATCGCGGCAATCTTCGCTTGCGATAGTCCGGCTACAGATGCCGCAGGCGAGCTGCTGCCCAAGCCTGCGCAGAGAGAATACGTTGTCGACACGGCAGGCATCGTCTCGGCAGAAGATCGCGCACAGATCGAGAAGATCGGCGAAGAGCTGCGCGAAAAGACGAAGGCGGAAATCGTCGTCGTGACCGTCCACACCTTGGACGGTGCAGACATCGAATCGTATGCGAACAAACTCTTCCGCAGCTGGGGCATCGGCGACGCGAATCAAAGCAACGGCGTTCTCCTGCTCATCGCCAAGGACGACCGCAAGTTCCGCATCGAAGTCGGCTACGGACTTGAAGGCGAAATCACGGACGGCAGGTCAGGCGAAATCCTCGACAAGATGAAGCCGTACTTCCGCGATGAGAAGTACTCCGAAGGCGTGCTCAATGCCTATCAGAAGCTCGCCGCCTACGCCTACCGTGCTGCAGGAGTCGCACCGGGCGCTGATGTGAGCGAGACGCTTGAAGACGCGTCCACGCATGAAGAAGAACCGAGCATCCTGGTGAATGTCCTCATCTTCTTCCTCGCCATCGTCGGCATGATTGTGCTCGGCGTCATCCTGAACTGGCTCCTCGGCGTCATCAACAACGCACTCGGCCCTGATAGCGGCGGCTCCTCGCGCAGAGACAGAGATTTTTCCAACGACAGCAGAAGCAGCAGCAGAAGCAGCAGCAGCGGTCCCTCGCGCGGCGGCTACGGCGGCGGCTCTTCCGGCGGCGGCGGCGCATCGGGCGGCTGGTAAACTACACGCACAAACGTCCACTTTGTGGACATTGTGCGCCGCCCTTACAGAAGCCTAGCCAATCGGTCTGCACCTTCGGTTTGACCTCTTGGGGCTTCATGGTAAACCATTCTATATTTGCTCAGTCATTCAATCGACAGAAACAGAAAGGAGTTTTCAACATGAACAAAGGACTGATCGCGCTCGGCGCTGTCGTCGTCGTCATCATCTTCATCCTCGGCGGAGCCATCTCCCTCTACAACGGACTAAAAGAGGCGGAAATCAGCGTCGATGCAGCGTACGGACAGGTCGAGAATCAAATGCAGCGGCGCAGCGACCTCATCCCAAACCTCGTCAACACGGTCAAAGGCTATGACGTGCATGAGAAGGCTGTCATTGAGGAAGTCGTCAATGCGCGTGCCAAACTAGCAGGTGCGCAGGGCGTCGAGCAGATCGATGCGGCGAACGCCGAACTCACGGGCGCACTCGGCCGCCTCTTCGCCATCGCCGAGGCATATCCCGACCTCAAGGCAAACACGCAGTACCTCGAACTCATGCGCGAGCTAGCCGGCTCGGAGAACCGCATCGCCGTCGCACGCCGCGACTACAACGAGGCAGTGCGCCAGTACAACATGAGCATCTCAACCTTCCCCGGCGTATTCTTCGCCGGCTTCATGGGGATGACGAAGAAGCCCCAGTTCCAAGCGAAGGAGGGCGCAGACGCCGTCCCTGAAGTGAAGTTCTAAGAATCACACAAAAAAGCCCCGCACCTTTCGGCGCGGGGGCTTTACATTTCATGGTGGCGGCACAGAGATTTGAACTCCGGACACTGCGGGTATGAACCGCATGCTCTAGCCAACTGAGCTATGCCGCCGCTGGTGGGCAGGGATGGATTCGAACCATCGTAATCCGAAGATGACAGATTTACAGTCTGTTCCCTTTAACCACTCGGGCACCTACCCATGGATGCCCCGTGCAAGACGAAGCATTGTCATTATAGCGGCTTTTGAGCAGGCTGTCAAGCGAAAAATCGGCGCAAACTCCCTCTCTCGATGCACGGCAAATCATATTCCGGCAAATCGGAAGAAACTTTGGAAGACCTGCCGTATTTTTATGACACAAAAAAGATTTTGTGCTAAAATGAGTTTGATATTCCTTCTCTTGAAGGAGCAGTCTGCATTGGGAGGCAATAACAATGAAAAAAAATTATTATCTGATTCTTGGCTTGGCTGTCGGCATGCTCATCTGCCTTGTGACGGGCACTTTCATGTATCTCCATGTCTTTGCCAACGGCCCCGCTAAGATCGTCAACAAGAACATTCATATCTATGTCTCATATCTCCTGACCATCGGCGTCATTTTTCACCTCGCTTGGAACTGGAAGTGGCTTCGCGGCACGACAAAGGAAATATTCGGCGGGAAAGAACACAAATAACCTCGGCAAATGCAAAGGAACCGGATACAAAGCCCTGTGGCTTCGCATCCGGTTCCTTTTTTCTTTCTTAATTCATCTTTACCCTGTAAATCAGAATGCCCAGTTTACTCCTACACTGCCCGAGAAGCCTTCGCGCTTACCCTGCCAACCGCTGAAGTTGACGTCGTAGCTGACGCGGCTCTTTTTCGGTGTGAAGCGATAGCCAAGTTCGAGCATGGCGCTGCCTCCCTTGAGAGACGGGCTTGGCGTCGCCATGCCCTGATAGGTGGCTCGCGCCTCGCCGTTGAATTCGTATTCCCATGCAAGACCCGCGTAGAATTTGCCTTCTTCGCCCATATCGTGCGTGTAGCGAGCGCCGAGTCGCAGGCGGTGCGAGTTGACGGCATCGAAGTCGTAATCCTCGCCTGTCGAGAGCTTGCCGCTCGTGCCGTTCTGATGCGAGAAGAAGTACTTGAGGTACGTTTCGAGCGCATCGCCCGCCTTGAGCTTCGTCTCCTTCCCCACGCCCAGATGAATCGCATAATAGGGGTTCGAGAT of the Selenomonas sputigena genome contains:
- a CDS encoding TPM domain-containing protein, giving the protein MNYAKQLRTLFALLLMIAAIFACDSPATDAAGELLPKPAQREYVVDTAGIVSAEDRAQIEKIGEELREKTKAEIVVVTVHTLDGADIESYANKLFRSWGIGDANQSNGVLLLIAKDDRKFRIEVGYGLEGEITDGRSGEILDKMKPYFRDEKYSEGVLNAYQKLAAYAYRAAGVAPGADVSETLEDASTHEEEPSILVNVLIFFLAIVGMIVLGVILNWLLGVINNALGPDSGGSSRRDRDFSNDSRSSSRSSSSGPSRGGYGGGSSGGGGASGGW
- a CDS encoding NAD(P)/FAD-dependent oxidoreductase, which produces MTEKAAKPRIVILGGGIAGIRAARKLANEAVDVLIIDHNNYQVFQPLLYQVATSMLSADEVIYPIRGFFRSASNVNFLLAEIEGIDAAAQTVRTDQGEIDYDHLIIALGSTPNFFGSKSIEENSLPLKTLVDSIEIRSHVLKVFEEASREKDAAKRKALLTFVFVGAGPIGVEGSGGLSELIYDVFQKEYHTIDFSEVEIHLIGADPGVLMMMPEKLRDETVRVLEKKKVAVQCSMMVTDYDGETLRYKPFSAPKDAPLQEIKTRTVVWAAGVRPVDCLDGLDVQKDRGRRIIVDDTMHAIGFENVYAAGDCSSFTPPEDERPLPTLAPVALAEGDVAAANILHKLKGEPLEHLDYKSKGVMAIIGNSEAVMSAGPLVGRGFLAWSAWLWIHLLTKAGFHANVSVTFKWFFNYLFGTRLGRMITR
- a CDS encoding TPM domain-containing protein → MNTPRARQQLCTLLFIIVSLLAFAGPSADAAVPPRPAQREYVVDAAGMVRPGDAERIRQIGAELREKTKAELVVVTVDTLDGTDIESYANELFRSWGIGDAKQSNGVLLLIAKEDRQFRIEVGYGLEGKITDGYAGSVLDAMKDEFRKENYSPAILGAYINLAQKACEEYGVGLQSLGAALGIPAKPANLGYVIDMAELLTPEDAAQIERMGGDLSDVTGVQAIIVTVPTLKKVQSKQYAEQLFTDWQLKDAAGGKSILLFIAKEERDVLFVFGPAVSDAEKGDGGQYVINRITSSFPYGKEDLSEAIVKGYALLGEDLCKANGATVPQSIEEGGSEPFYVYILGGLVAILLIGLLIRVFYCGLGIVLLPWYAFAALVSLLTRGKINLPGHDYLKNIAPAGGRYDDDDDDRYRGGSGGGSGSGGGGYGGGSSGGGGASGGW
- a CDS encoding LemA family protein; amino-acid sequence: MNKGLIALGAVVVVIIFILGGAISLYNGLKEAEISVDAAYGQVENQMQRRSDLIPNLVNTVKGYDVHEKAVIEEVVNARAKLAGAQGVEQIDAANAELTGALGRLFAIAEAYPDLKANTQYLELMRELAGSENRIAVARRDYNEAVRQYNMSISTFPGVFFAGFMGMTKKPQFQAKEGADAVPEVKF
- a CDS encoding DUF4405 domain-containing protein — encoded protein: MKKNYYLILGLAVGMLICLVTGTFMYLHVFANGPAKIVNKNIHIYVSYLLTIGVIFHLAWNWKWLRGTTKEIFGGKEHK